The following are encoded together in the Bradyrhizobium algeriense genome:
- a CDS encoding acyl-CoA dehydrogenase, with protein MSVRPQAKDKPAAASFQWDDPLLLDDQLTEDERMIRDTARAYAQDKLLPRIVKAYLEEKTDREIFNEMGELGLIGITLPEEYGCANASYVAYGLVAREIERVDSGYRSMNSVQSSLVMYPIYAYGDENQRKKYLPKLATGEWVGCFGLTEPDAGSDPNGMKTRAEKVSDGYRLTGSKMWISNAPIADVFVVWAKSAAHDNQIRGFILEKGMKGLSAPKIGGKLSLRASITGEIVMDGVVVPESALLPNVSGLKGPFGCLNRARYGISWGALGAAEDCMHRARQYTLDRKQFGRPLAATQLVQKKLADMETEIALGLQASLRVGRLMDEGKMAPEMISIVKRNNCGKALDIARVSRDMHGGNGIQIEYHVMRHTANLETVNTYEGTHDVHALILGRAITGIQAFS; from the coding sequence ATGAGCGTGCGCCCTCAAGCCAAGGACAAGCCGGCGGCGGCTTCTTTCCAGTGGGACGACCCGCTCCTGCTCGATGACCAGCTCACCGAAGACGAGCGCATGATCCGCGACACCGCGCGCGCCTATGCGCAGGACAAGCTGTTGCCGCGCATCGTCAAGGCCTATCTCGAAGAGAAGACCGACCGCGAGATCTTCAACGAGATGGGCGAACTCGGTCTGATCGGTATCACGCTGCCGGAGGAATATGGCTGCGCGAACGCGAGCTACGTCGCCTATGGCCTGGTGGCGCGCGAGATCGAGCGCGTCGATAGCGGCTATCGCTCGATGAACTCGGTGCAGTCGTCGCTGGTGATGTACCCGATCTATGCCTATGGCGACGAGAACCAGCGCAAGAAATACCTGCCCAAGCTCGCCACCGGCGAGTGGGTCGGCTGCTTCGGCCTAACGGAGCCGGATGCCGGTTCCGATCCCAATGGCATGAAGACCCGCGCCGAAAAGGTGTCCGACGGCTACCGGCTGACCGGCAGCAAGATGTGGATTTCCAACGCGCCGATCGCCGACGTGTTTGTGGTGTGGGCCAAGTCTGCTGCGCATGACAACCAGATCCGCGGCTTCATTCTCGAAAAGGGCATGAAGGGCCTGTCGGCGCCGAAGATCGGCGGCAAGCTTTCCTTGCGCGCCTCGATCACCGGCGAGATCGTGATGGACGGCGTGGTGGTGCCGGAGAGCGCGCTGCTGCCCAACGTATCGGGCCTGAAGGGGCCGTTCGGTTGCCTCAACCGCGCCCGCTACGGCATTTCCTGGGGCGCGCTGGGCGCCGCCGAGGACTGCATGCACCGCGCCCGCCAATACACGCTCGACCGCAAGCAGTTCGGCCGGCCGCTGGCGGCAACCCAGCTGGTGCAGAAGAAACTCGCCGACATGGAGACCGAAATCGCGCTGGGCCTGCAGGCCTCATTGCGCGTCGGCCGCTTGATGGACGAGGGCAAAATGGCCCCGGAAATGATCTCGATCGTCAAGCGCAACAATTGCGGCAAGGCGCTCGACATCGCCCGCGTGTCCCGCGACATGCACGGCGGCAACGGCATCCAGATCGAGTACCACGTGATGCGCCATACCGCGAATTTGGAAACCGTGAACACCTATGAAGGCACGCACGACGTCCACGCCCTGATCCTGGGCCGGGCGATCACGGGTATTCAGGCGTTTTCGTAA
- the ribB gene encoding 3,4-dihydroxy-2-butanone-4-phosphate synthase, translated as MADTIQEVLQAFAKGELVVVTDDDDREGEGDLIVAASLCTAEKMAFIIRHTSGIVCAPITTDDARRLRLDPMVAHNESNHTTAFTVSIDYKPDGGTGISADERASCCRALANPNAGANDFARPGHIFPLIARDGGVLLRSGHTEAAVDLCKLSGLPPVGVISELMNDDGTVMKGEQVARFAATHKLKHVTIADMIAYRQAREKLIERVATFTVDSPIGPLQGFAYRSPFDEIAHAAFVYNGIGDGKNVLTRLHKPNIVKDIFAGPARMQIVLDHFKRAGRGVLVYLRDGAAGVPVEPVGEQKTAEADRHRQWREVGVGAQILRDLGITSIVNLTSSVHDYKGLSGFGIEIVSSEKLEE; from the coding sequence ATGGCCGATACCATCCAGGAAGTTCTGCAAGCCTTTGCCAAGGGTGAACTCGTCGTCGTCACCGACGATGACGATCGGGAGGGCGAGGGCGATCTGATCGTCGCCGCCTCGCTCTGCACCGCGGAGAAGATGGCGTTCATCATCCGCCACACCTCCGGCATCGTCTGCGCGCCGATCACCACCGACGACGCCCGCAGGCTGCGGCTCGATCCGATGGTGGCGCACAACGAGTCCAACCACACCACCGCCTTCACGGTCTCGATCGACTACAAGCCCGATGGCGGTACCGGCATTTCGGCGGATGAGCGCGCCTCCTGCTGCCGCGCGCTCGCCAATCCCAACGCCGGCGCCAACGACTTTGCCCGGCCCGGCCACATCTTCCCGCTGATCGCCCGCGACGGCGGCGTGCTGTTGCGCTCGGGCCATACCGAGGCGGCCGTCGATCTCTGCAAGCTTTCCGGCCTGCCGCCGGTCGGCGTCATCTCTGAATTGATGAACGACGACGGCACCGTAATGAAGGGCGAGCAGGTCGCGCGCTTCGCCGCCACCCACAAGCTCAAGCACGTCACGATCGCTGACATGATCGCCTACCGCCAGGCGCGCGAGAAGCTGATCGAGCGGGTCGCAACATTCACCGTCGACAGTCCGATCGGTCCGCTGCAAGGCTTCGCCTACCGCTCTCCGTTCGACGAGATTGCACATGCCGCGTTCGTCTATAACGGCATCGGCGACGGCAAGAACGTGCTGACGCGATTGCACAAGCCTAACATCGTCAAGGACATCTTCGCCGGCCCCGCGCGCATGCAGATCGTGCTGGACCATTTCAAGCGGGCGGGGCGCGGCGTGCTGGTCTATCTGCGCGACGGCGCGGCGGGAGTTCCCGTCGAGCCCGTCGGCGAACAGAAAACGGCGGAAGCCGATCGCCATCGGCAATGGCGTGAAGTCGGCGTCGGCGCGCAGATCCTGCGTGATCTCGGTATCACCTCGATCGTCAACCTCACGTCGTCCGTGCACGACTACAAGGGACTGTCCGGTTTCGGCATCGAGATCGTCTCCAGCGAAAAGTTGGAGGAATAG
- the ltrA gene encoding group II intron reverse transcriptase/maturase, which produces MSLETPVKIRSLQRKLYCKAKAEPAFRFYLLYDKICREDILRHAYALARANAGAPGVDGESFAAIAAAGEEEWLAGLRQELTTRTYRPAPVRRVTIPKPGGGERPLGIPTIRDRMAQTAAKLVLEPIFEADLEESAYGYRPGRGGTDPVKEVHRLLGRGYTDVVDADLSKYFDTIPHSELLKSVARRIVDRHVLWLIKMWLKAPIEETGGGGEGKRRMTGGKRNTRGTPQGGVASPMLANLYMNRFLKHWRMTGRGEAFCADVVSYADDFVILSRGHAAEALAWTTQVMTRLGLTLNGAKTTLKDARKECFDFLGYTFGPEYHRKTGRRYLSASPSRKSVQRLKGKIDGLLVSGNKDPWPEVRDQLNRLLRGWSSYFSYGTRLMAYRAVDNHVYDRVRHFLRRRCKVQGRGTRRFPADHVFGTVGVLRLRRVHLGLCRVPCDETSRKAGCRKSARPV; this is translated from the coding sequence ATGAGCCTTGAAACACCGGTAAAGATCAGGAGCCTTCAGAGGAAGCTGTATTGCAAGGCGAAGGCAGAGCCCGCCTTTCGTTTCTACCTGCTCTACGACAAGATCTGTCGGGAAGACATTCTGCGCCACGCCTATGCGCTGGCCCGCGCCAATGCGGGAGCGCCGGGAGTGGACGGAGAGAGCTTCGCGGCGATTGCGGCGGCGGGCGAGGAAGAATGGCTGGCGGGCCTGAGACAGGAACTGACCACGAGGACGTACCGGCCGGCACCGGTGCGGCGTGTGACGATCCCGAAGCCGGGGGGCGGCGAACGCCCGCTCGGCATCCCGACGATCCGGGATCGGATGGCTCAGACCGCCGCGAAGTTGGTGCTGGAGCCGATCTTTGAAGCGGACCTGGAAGAGAGCGCTTATGGCTATCGGCCCGGTCGTGGTGGAACGGACCCTGTCAAGGAAGTGCACCGGCTGCTGGGCCGGGGCTACACCGACGTGGTTGACGCCGATCTATCGAAGTACTTCGACACGATCCCGCATTCGGAGCTTCTCAAGTCGGTGGCGCGTCGCATCGTCGATCGGCATGTGCTTTGGCTGATCAAGATGTGGTTGAAGGCGCCGATCGAGGAGACGGGTGGGGGTGGTGAAGGCAAGCGGCGCATGACGGGAGGCAAGCGCAACACGCGAGGCACGCCGCAAGGCGGGGTCGCAAGTCCGATGCTTGCCAACCTGTACATGAACCGCTTCCTGAAGCATTGGCGGATGACCGGACGCGGCGAGGCATTCTGCGCAGATGTCGTCTCTTATGCCGACGACTTCGTCATTCTCAGTCGCGGACATGCGGCTGAGGCCTTGGCGTGGACGACGCAGGTGATGACAAGGCTCGGGCTGACGCTCAACGGGGCCAAGACCACGTTGAAGGATGCCCGCAAGGAATGCTTCGACTTCCTTGGCTACACGTTTGGGCCCGAGTACCACCGCAAGACGGGTCGCCGATACCTGAGCGCGAGCCCATCCAGGAAGAGCGTCCAGAGGCTCAAAGGCAAAATCGATGGGCTTCTGGTCTCCGGCAACAAAGACCCGTGGCCTGAGGTGCGCGACCAACTGAACCGACTTCTGCGCGGCTGGTCGAGTTACTTCAGCTACGGCACGCGGCTGATGGCCTACCGGGCGGTCGACAATCACGTCTATGATCGCGTGCGACACTTCCTGCGAAGAAGGTGCAAGGTGCAAGGACGCGGCACACGAAGGTTCCCCGCTGACCATGTCTTCGGGACCGTCGGCGTGCTGCGGCTCCGCCGCGTGCATCTTGGTCTCTGCCGCGTGCCATGTGATGAAACCAGTCGGAAAGCCGGATGCCGGAAATCGGCACGTCCGGTTTGA
- a CDS encoding cation:proton antiporter produces MHELIRDITLCILFAWVLGLSAHFSRQPLILAYLIAGFLIGPFGMGWVKSQESITVISELGLIFMLFMIGLEIDLKKIVRAGKVILFAAGGQLIGGVLLGILFFVGIGLSMANGHFDALYLCIACALSSTVIIVKVLYEKRELDTLPGRITLGVLVLQDIFAILFLAVQPSLGNLQVSVILLSIARVGVLVATALVLSRYVLPRLFHQIARRPELVLLGALAWCFLIGEIAEKLHLSREMGSLVAGVSLSTFPYALDVTAKVTTLRDFFITLFFVSLGMTIPIPGASVIGLALMIAAFTVVSRVVTTFAPLYLMKQGLRASLLPAINLAQISEFSLVVIQTGVAAHHISTETASAASFAFVVLAVLSTFVMGRSDQVTRGLIGPLKRIGLRDLDHKHEADAGHEGGHEEARRIVILGFFRAASALLSEIERRSPAVLEQITVIDFNPLVFRTLTDRGMHVVYGDISNVDTLVHAGVGKSELIILSIPDSLLKGADNEKLVRHVRSLNPTAKIVATAEILANVNDLYEAGADYVTVTRLSDADELYKVIEAAQAGLLEDKRAETDVLLSERREVLP; encoded by the coding sequence ATGCACGAACTTATTCGCGATATCACCTTATGTATCCTGTTCGCCTGGGTGCTCGGCCTGTCGGCGCATTTTTCCCGGCAGCCGCTGATCCTGGCATACCTTATCGCCGGGTTCCTCATTGGTCCATTCGGCATGGGCTGGGTCAAGTCCCAGGAATCGATCACCGTCATCTCCGAGCTCGGCCTGATCTTCATGCTGTTCATGATCGGGCTGGAAATCGACCTGAAGAAGATCGTGCGCGCCGGCAAGGTCATTCTGTTCGCCGCCGGCGGGCAACTGATCGGCGGCGTCCTGCTCGGGATATTGTTCTTTGTCGGGATCGGGCTGTCGATGGCCAATGGCCATTTCGACGCGCTCTATCTCTGCATCGCCTGCGCGCTGTCGAGCACGGTCATCATCGTCAAGGTGCTGTACGAGAAGCGCGAACTCGACACGCTGCCGGGGCGGATCACGCTCGGCGTGCTGGTGCTGCAGGACATTTTTGCGATCCTGTTTCTCGCCGTGCAGCCGAGTCTCGGCAATCTGCAGGTCAGCGTGATCCTGTTGTCGATCGCCCGCGTCGGCGTGCTGGTAGCGACCGCTTTGGTGCTCAGCCGCTACGTGCTGCCGCGGCTGTTTCACCAGATCGCGCGCCGGCCGGAACTGGTCCTGCTCGGGGCGCTGGCCTGGTGCTTTCTGATCGGCGAGATCGCCGAAAAACTGCATCTGTCGCGCGAGATGGGCTCGCTGGTGGCGGGCGTCTCGCTGTCGACGTTCCCCTATGCGCTCGACGTTACCGCCAAGGTGACCACGCTGCGCGACTTCTTCATCACACTGTTCTTCGTCTCGCTCGGCATGACGATCCCGATCCCCGGGGCATCGGTGATCGGGCTGGCGCTGATGATTGCCGCTTTCACGGTCGTCAGCCGCGTGGTGACAACGTTCGCGCCGCTCTATCTGATGAAACAGGGCCTGCGGGCGAGCCTGTTGCCGGCGATCAACCTGGCGCAGATCTCGGAGTTCTCGCTTGTCGTGATCCAGACCGGCGTTGCGGCGCACCATATCAGCACCGAGACCGCGAGCGCAGCGTCGTTCGCCTTCGTGGTGCTGGCGGTGTTGAGCACCTTCGTCATGGGCCGCAGCGACCAGGTCACGCGCGGCCTCATTGGCCCCCTGAAGCGGATCGGTTTGCGCGATCTCGATCACAAGCATGAGGCCGACGCCGGCCATGAGGGCGGGCACGAGGAGGCGCGCCGGATCGTCATCCTTGGCTTCTTTCGCGCCGCCAGCGCGCTGTTGAGCGAGATCGAGCGCCGCAGTCCGGCGGTGCTCGAGCAGATCACGGTGATCGATTTCAATCCGCTGGTGTTCCGGACCCTGACGGACCGCGGCATGCACGTGGTTTATGGCGACATCAGCAATGTGGATACACTGGTGCATGCGGGCGTCGGCAAGTCGGAGCTGATCATCCTCAGCATCCCGGACTCGCTGTTGAAGGGCGCCGACAATGAAAAGCTGGTCCGGCATGTCCGCTCGCTGAACCCGACCGCCAAGATCGTCGCGACCGCGGAGATCCTGGCCAACGTCAACGATCTTTACGAAGCGGGCGCCGATTACGTGACCGTGACCAGGCTCAGCGACGCTGACGAGCTCTATAAAGTCATCGAGGCGGCCCAGGCCGGGCTGCTGGAAGACAAGCGCGCCGAGACCGACGTGCTGCTCAGCGAGCGCCGAGAAGTGCTGCCGTAG
- a CDS encoding DUF3124 domain-containing protein yields the protein MEAFLAILAVLSILYSTVAGAQTGAIEQNFAASLTAVPAEGLAVTGAFYVPVYSSVSMSQGKLRADFSVTLSVHNASETRPLVLKRIAYFDTSGKIVESYLKSPVALKPFATVEVFIAANDVRGGTGANFVVDWAATGEIAEPTVEALMVGGVGAGHYAFISQGRPIKVVKN from the coding sequence ATGGAGGCTTTTCTCGCGATTCTGGCCGTACTGTCGATACTCTATTCCACGGTCGCGGGCGCGCAGACCGGCGCGATCGAACAGAACTTCGCCGCCTCGCTCACCGCGGTGCCTGCGGAAGGCCTCGCCGTCACAGGCGCATTCTACGTGCCGGTCTATTCCAGCGTCTCGATGAGCCAGGGCAAGCTGCGGGCGGATTTTTCGGTCACGCTCAGCGTCCACAACGCTTCCGAAACCCGCCCGCTGGTGCTGAAGCGGATCGCCTATTTCGACACATCAGGCAAGATCGTGGAGAGCTACCTCAAGTCGCCGGTTGCGCTAAAACCGTTCGCAACTGTCGAAGTCTTCATCGCCGCGAATGACGTGCGCGGCGGAACGGGAGCCAATTTCGTGGTCGACTGGGCGGCCACAGGAGAAATCGCCGAGCCCACGGTCGAGGCGCTGATGGTCGGCGGCGTCGGCGCCGGGCATTATGCCTTCATCAGCCAGGGGCGGCCGATCAAGGTGGTCAAGAATTAG
- a CDS encoding PLP-dependent aminotransferase family protein, translated as MSAATPFDFAPLLPAGLPAPAARWTGLAKYSFVGGNNDPDQVPVDGLIEAVSAVLRREGKTLATYGLASGPQGYRPLREFLTTKLKRDAGIACAADDIMIVSGSLQALDLVNQTLLARGDTVLVEQETYQGALTRLTRLGVKAVGIPLDDQGMRMDALATALADHKSRGITPKYIYTIPTVQNPTGSIMPESRRVGMLKLSQEYGVPIFEDDCYADLIWNGERPPAIYAMSGHGGVIHIGSFSKSIAPALRVGFIVAPWEMMSRMLALKTDAGSGALEQMVLAEYCAPHFSTHVPKLTRGLRAKLDTLMEALNEQFGTAAEFEAPEGGIFLWVKLPDNVDTLKLYQAALAAGVAINPGPEWSTDKAYAGSRLRLCFASPSREQIREGVALLAEVCRKEFGVPARIANVERKRG; from the coding sequence ATGTCTGCCGCAACCCCCTTCGATTTCGCGCCATTGCTGCCCGCCGGATTGCCGGCCCCGGCCGCGCGGTGGACGGGCCTTGCCAAATACAGTTTCGTCGGCGGCAACAACGATCCCGACCAGGTTCCGGTCGACGGCCTGATCGAGGCTGTCAGTGCCGTGCTGAGGCGCGAGGGCAAGACGCTCGCGACCTACGGCCTCGCCAGCGGCCCGCAGGGATATCGTCCCCTGCGCGAATTCCTCACGACGAAACTCAAGCGCGACGCCGGCATCGCCTGCGCCGCCGACGACATCATGATCGTCTCGGGTTCGCTGCAGGCGCTCGATCTCGTCAACCAGACCCTGCTGGCGCGCGGCGACACCGTGCTGGTCGAGCAGGAGACCTATCAGGGCGCACTGACCCGGCTGACGCGACTCGGCGTCAAGGCGGTCGGCATTCCCCTTGACGATCAGGGCATGCGGATGGACGCGCTGGCGACAGCCCTCGCCGACCACAAGAGCCGCGGCATCACGCCGAAATACATCTACACCATCCCGACCGTGCAGAATCCGACCGGATCGATCATGCCGGAATCCCGGCGCGTGGGGATGCTAAAGCTGTCGCAAGAATACGGCGTGCCGATCTTCGAGGACGATTGCTATGCCGACCTGATCTGGAACGGCGAGCGGCCGCCCGCGATCTACGCGATGAGCGGGCACGGCGGCGTCATCCACATCGGCTCGTTCTCGAAATCGATTGCGCCGGCCCTGCGCGTTGGCTTCATCGTCGCGCCCTGGGAAATGATGTCGCGAATGCTGGCATTGAAGACCGATGCCGGAAGCGGCGCACTGGAACAGATGGTGCTGGCGGAATATTGCGCGCCGCATTTTTCCACCCATGTGCCAAAACTGACGCGCGGCCTGCGCGCCAAGCTCGACACGCTGATGGAAGCGCTCAACGAGCAGTTCGGCACCGCGGCCGAATTCGAAGCGCCCGAGGGCGGCATCTTCCTGTGGGTGAAGCTGCCCGACAATGTCGACACGCTAAAACTCTATCAGGCCGCACTCGCCGCCGGCGTCGCGATCAATCCCGGACCGGAATGGTCGACCGACAAGGCCTATGCCGGCAGCCGGCTGCGGCTGTGCTTCGCCAGCCCATCGCGCGAACAGATCCGCGAGGGCGTCGCCCTGCTCGCCGAAGTCTGCCGCAAGGAATTTGGCGTGCCGGCGCGGATTGCCAACGTGGAGCGCAAACGCGGCTAG
- a CDS encoding tripartite tricarboxylate transporter substrate binding protein, which produces MTFPPGGSADIVIRALQPALAESLNQPIVVENRAGAGGNIGIGVVAQAAPDGYTLGVAAAGVLTVNPHLNRAAMPFDPVKDLAPVTMLAEIPFVLVSSQQSAIASVADLIAKAKAQPQGLSIGHGGNGTAMHLTSALFNQKAGVGIQLIAYRGTAPATTDVLAGHVPLAVLDIPASKQLIGDGKLKALGVSAAKRVAFLPDVPTLAEQGLSGFESVGWFGIVAPAGTPPEIIGKLNAAFVKALSDPAAIEKIRVLGAEPAPTSPEAFAKFIQSESAKWGKLIAEAGIKSE; this is translated from the coding sequence GTGACGTTTCCACCCGGCGGCAGTGCCGACATCGTGATCCGCGCCCTGCAGCCGGCGCTCGCGGAATCCCTGAACCAGCCGATCGTCGTCGAGAACCGGGCGGGCGCGGGCGGCAATATCGGGATCGGGGTCGTGGCGCAGGCCGCGCCTGACGGATACACGCTCGGCGTCGCGGCGGCCGGCGTGCTCACCGTCAATCCCCATCTCAATCGTGCGGCGATGCCGTTCGATCCGGTCAAGGATCTGGCGCCGGTGACGATGCTAGCGGAAATCCCGTTCGTGCTGGTGTCCTCGCAGCAGTCGGCCATTGCCTCGGTCGCAGACCTCATCGCCAAGGCCAAGGCGCAACCGCAGGGCCTGTCGATCGGTCATGGCGGCAACGGCACGGCGATGCACCTGACTTCGGCCTTATTCAACCAGAAGGCCGGCGTCGGAATCCAATTGATCGCCTATCGCGGCACCGCGCCGGCGACAACGGACGTTCTCGCCGGCCACGTCCCGCTCGCGGTGCTGGACATTCCCGCATCCAAGCAATTGATTGGCGACGGCAAGCTGAAGGCGCTCGGGGTCTCCGCCGCCAAGCGCGTCGCCTTCCTGCCCGATGTGCCAACCTTGGCCGAGCAGGGCCTGAGCGGATTCGAGTCCGTCGGCTGGTTTGGGATCGTCGCGCCCGCCGGCACGCCGCCCGAAATCATCGGCAAGTTGAACGCGGCTTTCGTGAAGGCATTGAGCGATCCCGCCGCGATCGAGAAAATCCGCGTTCTCGGCGCCGAACCCGCGCCCACCTCGCCCGAGGCTTTTGCAAAATTCATCCAGAGCGAAAGCGCGAAATGGGGGAAGCTGATCGCCGAGGCCGGGATCAAGAGCGAATGA
- a CDS encoding FAD-dependent oxidoreductase has product MHDRPGAASDMVKTRVLVVGAGPVGLTLAMDLATRGISVTIVETRAAGEPPSVKCNHVSSRSMEIFRRLGLAQKLRDAGLPADYPNDCSYRTTATGIELSRILIPCRRDRYTATNGPDTDWPTAEPPHRINQIYMEPVLFAHAASIDGLQILNRTAFEDFSEGNDGVVATVRNLDTGTALQIHADFIVGCDGARSLVRKAIDANLQGTPIIQRVQSTYIHAPGLLALMDHPAWMTLSLNPRRCGTVVAIDGREKWLIHNHLNREDETFESVDRDASIRAILGVGPDFEYEVLSKEDWVGRRLVADRFRKGRAFICGDAAHLWMPYAGYGMNAGIADATNLAWLLAAYLQGWADIAILDAYEAERLPITEQVSRFAMEMAGKVLSQRRTVPDEIEQPGPEGDAVRKQVGQAAYDLNVQQYCCAGLNFGYFYDRSPIIAYDGAEQPGFTMADFTPSSTPGCRLPFAKLSDGRPIYDALGPGYTLLRYDPDVAVAPLAEAMRVNGVPFTIVDASAPDPDHKLILARTDQHVAWRGDAIPDNPAHLVDKLLGRSSNPSPG; this is encoded by the coding sequence ATGCATGATCGTCCAGGGGCAGCAAGCGACATGGTGAAAACTCGCGTTCTGGTGGTGGGGGCCGGTCCGGTCGGACTCACTCTGGCAATGGACCTCGCAACGCGGGGAATATCCGTAACTATCGTGGAAACCCGCGCCGCCGGGGAACCGCCAAGCGTGAAATGCAACCATGTCTCGTCCCGTTCGATGGAGATTTTCCGCAGGCTCGGGTTGGCGCAGAAGCTGCGCGACGCCGGATTGCCGGCCGACTACCCCAACGATTGCTCCTACCGCACCACGGCAACGGGCATCGAGCTCTCGCGCATCCTGATTCCCTGCCGGCGCGATCGTTATACCGCCACCAATGGGCCGGATACCGATTGGCCGACGGCCGAGCCGCCGCACCGCATCAACCAGATCTACATGGAACCCGTGCTGTTCGCGCACGCGGCTTCCATCGACGGGCTTCAGATTCTGAACCGCACCGCGTTCGAGGATTTTAGCGAAGGCAATGACGGCGTCGTTGCGACCGTCCGCAATCTCGACACCGGAACCGCCCTCCAAATTCATGCCGATTTCATCGTGGGCTGCGATGGGGCGCGTTCGCTCGTTCGCAAGGCCATCGACGCCAATCTGCAGGGAACGCCGATCATCCAGCGCGTGCAATCGACCTACATACACGCGCCCGGACTGCTCGCCCTGATGGACCACCCCGCCTGGATGACGCTGTCGCTCAATCCGCGGCGCTGCGGCACGGTGGTTGCGATCGACGGCCGCGAAAAATGGCTGATCCATAACCATCTCAATCGCGAAGACGAGACCTTCGAATCCGTTGATCGCGACGCCTCGATCCGCGCTATCCTCGGCGTCGGCCCCGATTTCGAATACGAGGTGCTGAGCAAGGAGGACTGGGTCGGCCGCCGCCTGGTCGCCGACCGGTTTCGCAAGGGCCGCGCGTTCATCTGCGGCGACGCCGCGCATTTGTGGATGCCCTATGCCGGCTACGGCATGAATGCCGGGATCGCTGATGCGACCAACCTCGCATGGCTGCTGGCCGCCTATCTGCAAGGGTGGGCCGACATCGCCATCCTCGATGCCTATGAGGCCGAACGCCTTCCCATCACCGAACAGGTGTCCCGCTTTGCAATGGAGATGGCCGGCAAGGTGCTAAGCCAGCGTCGCACCGTTCCCGATGAAATCGAACAGCCGGGGCCTGAAGGTGATGCTGTCCGCAAGCAGGTGGGTCAAGCCGCCTATGATCTGAACGTGCAGCAATATTGCTGCGCCGGCCTCAACTTCGGTTATTTCTACGATCGCTCCCCGATCATCGCCTATGACGGCGCCGAGCAACCGGGTTTTACGATGGCGGATTTCACGCCGTCCTCAACGCCGGGCTGCCGGCTTCCGTTCGCGAAACTATCCGATGGCCGGCCGATCTATGACGCGCTCGGGCCGGGCTACACACTGTTGCGCTACGATCCGGATGTAGCAGTAGCGCCGCTGGCCGAGGCGATGCGTGTCAACGGCGTGCCGTTTACAATCGTCGACGCCTCCGCTCCTGATCCTGATCACAAACTCATTCTTGCGCGTACCGATCAGCACGTCGCCTGGCGCGGCGACGCGATCCCTGACAATCCAGCGCACCTCGTCGACAAGCTGCTCGGCCGAAGCTCCAACCCCAGTCCGGGTTGA
- a CDS encoding DMT family transporter, with protein MAEVRSQHRLGIALVVAAAIAWSTAPLFTRLLPYDSWTILFWRGLFGGGMIMVLMVLLQGRAGLRDLTRIDKNGWLVALFSTLAMIAFIPSLQLTDVSNVAIIIATGPFLAAALAWVWLREIPHLRTMLASIVALCGVMVIVGSARSGSDVLGIALACFMALAIAAMTVMVRRHKNTSMVAAAAMSNILGSVISIPFAHGIAGITGFDLLILAMFGCFQVAIGLTLFFLGSRLLPSGQAALISTLETPLMPFWIWVGFAEIPALRVLIGGALVMGAVIADIVGDSRTQR; from the coding sequence ATGGCGGAGGTACGCTCCCAGCATCGCTTGGGCATTGCCCTTGTTGTCGCCGCCGCCATCGCCTGGAGCACGGCGCCGTTGTTCACGCGGCTGCTTCCCTATGACTCCTGGACCATCCTGTTCTGGCGCGGATTGTTCGGCGGCGGCATGATCATGGTCTTGATGGTGCTGTTGCAGGGGCGTGCCGGCCTGCGGGATCTGACCAGGATCGACAAAAACGGCTGGCTTGTTGCGTTGTTTTCGACATTGGCGATGATCGCCTTCATCCCTTCGCTGCAGCTCACGGATGTATCCAATGTCGCCATCATCATCGCGACGGGTCCCTTCCTCGCGGCGGCGCTCGCCTGGGTATGGCTGCGGGAAATCCCCCATCTGCGAACCATGCTGGCGAGCATCGTGGCGCTCTGCGGCGTCATGGTCATCGTCGGCAGCGCACGCTCCGGTTCCGACGTTCTCGGGATAGCCCTCGCCTGCTTCATGGCGCTGGCGATCGCCGCGATGACGGTGATGGTACGGCGGCACAAGAATACATCGATGGTCGCCGCTGCCGCGATGTCGAACATCCTGGGCAGCGTCATCAGCATTCCCTTCGCCCACGGAATAGCAGGGATAACCGGGTTCGACCTGCTCATTCTCGCGATGTTCGGATGCTTTCAGGTCGCCATCGGCCTCACGCTGTTCTTCCTCGGCTCGCGACTGCTGCCGTCCGGCCAGGCAGCCCTGATCTCCACGCTGGAGACGCCGCTGATGCCGTTCTGGATATGGGTGGGATTTGCCGAGATTCCCGCGCTGCGGGTTCTCATCGGCGGCGCCCTGGTGATGGGCGCCGTCATTGCCGACATCGTCGGCGACAGCCGCACGCAGCGCTGA